GGAAGGGCACCCGCCCCACCAGGGCGCGAAAAGGGCCGATGCGCTCGGGGCGAGCGTTGTCCACCAGGACCACCTCGGATACCTTCCCCAAGGGGACTTCCGAGGCGGGCACCAGGTCCAGGCGGTCCTCCAGGAGGGGGGCGATCTCCTTCAGGGGGCCCTCGAGGCCCCCTACCACCGCCAGCACGCTCCCGGGAAAGAGCTTCCCCGCCAGGACCATGGAGCCCAGGGCATCAAAGTCCAGGTTCTCGTGCGCCACCACCACCCGCACGGTTAAAAGCTTACTTGACGGGGGCTAGGCCCCTTGGTACACTCAGGCTTGGCGCTTGGAGAGGTGCCCGAGTGGCTGAAGGGACACGACTGGAAATCGTGTAGGCGGGCCTAAACCTGCCTCGCGGGTTCGAATCCCGCCCTCTCCGCCAGAAAGCCCCAGGCCTCGCGGCTGGGGGCTTTCCTTTTCCACCCCTTTCCACTCTGGCCTCTAGAGGTCAAAAGGGCTTCCCCCCTCGCGACCGAGGGGGGAAGGCTTGCGTCCTGGACCTGGTGGAGCGGGGGGGATTTGAACCCCCGTCCTCCCGCTTGCAAGGCGGGTGCTCTCCCCCTGAGCTACCGCCCCAAGCCTCAGGGAGTATAGCCCAAACGGGGGGGTTACGCAAAGGGCTAAGGAGCCCTATAATCGGTAAGGCGTGCCGGACCAGCCCCTGGGCAGGGGAAGGTCCCTGGGGAAAGAGGCCGGCCCGCGGGAAACGCCAAGCCCAACCTTCCCCGAACGGGAGGACTATGCCGCTTAACATCGGTGTGAAGGAGCTTCTGGAAGCCGGGGTGCATTTCGGCCACGAGCGCAAGCGCTGGAACCCAAAGTTTGCCCGCTACATCTACGCGGAGCGAAACGGCATCCACATCATCGACCTGCAGAAGACCATGGTGGAGCTGGAGCGGACCTTCCGCTTCCTCGAGGACCTGGCCATCCGCGGGGGCACGGTGCTCTTCGTGGGCACCAAGAAGCAGGCCCAGGACATCGTGCGCATGGAGGCCGAGCGCGCCGGGATGCCCTACGTGAACCAACGCTGGCTGGGGGGGATGCTCACCAACTTCAAGACCATCGCCCAGCGGGTGAACCGCCTGGAGGAGCTGGAGAAGCTCTTCGCCTCCGAGGGGATCCAAGAGCGCCCCAAGAAGGAACAGGTGCGCTTGAAGCATGAGCTGGACCGCCTGCAGAAGTACCTCTCGGGCTTCCGGCGGCTGAAGCGGCTCCCCGACGCCATCTTCGTGGTGGACCCCACCAAGGAGGCCATCGCCGTCCGGGAGGCCCGGAAGCTCTTCATCCCCGTGATCGCCCTGGCGGACACCGATTCCGATCCCGAACTGGTAGACTACGTCATCCCCGGCAACGACGACGCCATCCGCTCCATCCAGCTCATCCTCTCCCGGGCGGCAGACCTCATCATCGCCGCCCGGGGTGGGGTGGTGGAGCCGTCTCCCTCCTACGCCCTGGTGGAAGAGGCCGAGCGCATGGAGGCCGAACAGGGCCGTGGGTTCGCCCATCAAAGCTTTGAAGGCGCAGACGAGGTGGAGGCATGAGCCAGACCGAACTCATCAAGAAGCTCCGAGAGGCCACGGGGGCCGGGATGATGGACGTGAAGAAGGCCCTCGAGGACGCGGGCTGGGACGAGGACAAGGCGGTGCAGCTCCTGCGGGAGCGGGGGGCCATGAAGGCCGCCAAGAAGGCGGAGCGCGAGGCCCGAGAAGGCCTCATCGGCCACTACATCCACCACAACGGGCGGGTGGGGGTGATCCTGGAACTCAACTGCGAGACGGACTTCGTGGCCAGGAACGAGGTCTTCCAAAACCTAGCCAAAGACCTGGCCATGCACATCGCCATGATGAATCCCCGCTACATCTCTGCCGAAGAGGTCCCCGCCGAGGAGCTGGAAAGGGAGCGGCAGATCTACATCCAGGCGGCCCTGAACGAGGGCAAGCCCAGGGAGATCGCCGAGAGGATCGCCGAGGGCCGCCTGAAGAAGTACCTGGAGGAGGTGGTCCTCCTGGAGCAGCCCTTCATCAAGGACGACAAAGTCAAGGTGAAGGAGCTCCTCCAGCAAGCCATCGCCAAGACCGGGGAGAACATCGTGGTGCGGCGCTTCTGCCGCCTGGGAGTGGGGGCGTAGGCCATGGAAACCGCCGGGGCCCTTACCCACGAGGGCCCCGGCTTTTGTCGGGCCATGAAGTACAGGCGCGTCCTCCTCAAGCTTTCCGGAGAGTTCCTCACCAAGGATGGGTTCGGCATCGATCCCGAGGCCACCAAAGCCCTGGCCAAGGAGATCAAGGCCGCCTACGATACGGGGGTTGAGCTAGCCATCGTCATAGGGGCAGGCAACCTCTGGCGGGGGGCCAGGCAGGGGGTGGGCATGGACCGGGCCACCGCCGACTACATCGGCATGCTGGCCACCATCATGAACGCCCTGGCCCTGCAGGACGCCCTCGAGGCCCTCTCCATTCCCACCCGGGTCCAGACCGCCCTCACCATCACCCAAGTGGCCGAGCCCTATATCCGGCGGAGGGCCCTGAGGCATCTGGAAAAGGGGCGCATCGTCATCTTCGGGGGAGGGACGGGGAACCCCTTCTTCTCCACGGATACCGCTGCCGCCCTCAGGGCCCTGGAGGTGGGGGCGGAGGTGGTCCTCATGGCCAAGAACAAGGTGGACGGGGTCTACTCCGAGGACCCCCGCAGGAATCTGGAGGCGGTGCGCTTTGACGAGCTTGGCTACCTGGACGTCCTGAACCGGGGCCTCCAGGTCATGGACACCACCGCCATCACCCTGTGCATGGAGGCAGGGCTGCCCATCGTGGTCTTCGACATCTTCAAAGAGGGCGCCTTGGTGGGTATTATCCAGGGGGAAAAGGTAGGCACCCTGATCCACTGACCCCGGACCCCCGACGCCAGAGCCTCGCCATTGGACCCTGGACCTTTGACCCCTGACCCTTGCGCGGAAAGGAGGCAGCATGACCCTGAAGGAGCTCTATGCGGAAACCCGGAGCCAAATGCAAAAAAGCCTGGAGGTTCTGGAACACAACCTGGCGGGCCTGCGCACTGGGCGGGCCAACCCCGCCCTGCTCCTACACCTCAAGGTGGAGTACTACGGTACCCAGGTACCCCTCTCCCAAATCGCCACCGTCACCGCCCCCGACGCCAGGACCCTGGTGGTCCAGTCCTGGGACCAGGGCGCCCTTAAGGCCATTGAGAAGGCCATCCGCGACTCCGACCTGGGCCTGAACCCCAGCAACAAGGGGGACGCCCTTTACATCAACATCCCCCCCCTCACCGAGGAACGGCGCAAGGAGCTGGTGAAGGCCGCCCGCCACTACGCCGAGGAAGGGCGCATCGCCATCCGCAACATCCGCCGGGAGGCCTTGGAGAGGCTGAAGAAGCTCTCCAAGGAGCTTCACCTCTCCGAGGACGACACCAAGCGGGGGGAGGCCGAGATCCAAAAGATCACCGACGAGTTCATCGCCAAAGCGGACGCGCTTTCGGCCAAAAAGGAGCAGGAGATCCTGGGCTGAGATGCCGCCTTCCGAGGATCTGTAGGGAGGGGTGGTGAGGGACGACCTTCCTCTAAGGGTGGTCTCCTCCATTTTGGGAGCCGCCCTCCTCCTCCTGGTCCTCTGGGTAGGCCTTCCCCTCATCCTTCCCACCCTCCTTTTGCTTCTCGCGATCGGCGGGCTGGAGCTGAGGAACATG
The genomic region above belongs to Thermus sediminis and contains:
- the rpsB gene encoding 30S ribosomal protein S2 — its product is MPLNIGVKELLEAGVHFGHERKRWNPKFARYIYAERNGIHIIDLQKTMVELERTFRFLEDLAIRGGTVLFVGTKKQAQDIVRMEAERAGMPYVNQRWLGGMLTNFKTIAQRVNRLEELEKLFASEGIQERPKKEQVRLKHELDRLQKYLSGFRRLKRLPDAIFVVDPTKEAIAVREARKLFIPVIALADTDSDPELVDYVIPGNDDAIRSIQLILSRAADLIIAARGGVVEPSPSYALVEEAERMEAEQGRGFAHQSFEGADEVEA
- the tsf gene encoding translation elongation factor Ts, which encodes MSQTELIKKLREATGAGMMDVKKALEDAGWDEDKAVQLLRERGAMKAAKKAEREAREGLIGHYIHHNGRVGVILELNCETDFVARNEVFQNLAKDLAMHIAMMNPRYISAEEVPAEELERERQIYIQAALNEGKPREIAERIAEGRLKKYLEEVVLLEQPFIKDDKVKVKELLQQAIAKTGENIVVRRFCRLGVGA
- the pyrH gene encoding UMP kinase codes for the protein MKYRRVLLKLSGEFLTKDGFGIDPEATKALAKEIKAAYDTGVELAIVIGAGNLWRGARQGVGMDRATADYIGMLATIMNALALQDALEALSIPTRVQTALTITQVAEPYIRRRALRHLEKGRIVIFGGGTGNPFFSTDTAAALRALEVGAEVVLMAKNKVDGVYSEDPRRNLEAVRFDELGYLDVLNRGLQVMDTTAITLCMEAGLPIVVFDIFKEGALVGIIQGEKVGTLIH
- the frr gene encoding ribosome recycling factor produces the protein MTLKELYAETRSQMQKSLEVLEHNLAGLRTGRANPALLLHLKVEYYGTQVPLSQIATVTAPDARTLVVQSWDQGALKAIEKAIRDSDLGLNPSNKGDALYINIPPLTEERRKELVKAARHYAEEGRIAIRNIRREALERLKKLSKELHLSEDDTKRGEAEIQKITDEFIAKADALSAKKEQEILG